The window TCACATATTTGATATTTCACACTATAATTATGACTTTTTTAACATTTATTGTCTTTATATTTTTCCAGTAACtttgttttgataatttttaactgtttataattatttaataaaataatatattcactgTCTTAAAGTATTtacttttcttaaataaagtGAATAAACTTCATAAGAACATTAAATGGAAGTGAGTGAAAAACTTGTTTGTCCTATTAAATAACgtgaacaaattaaaatgagaagTTGTTTGATGTTATTATGTAGTAAATTTAAAAGTGACGAAACAAGTAACTCCACTTTTCATGTTCAATAAACAAGTTAACAAAACGAACTTAGACGGTCAATTGCCTATGTCAGAATCTTAATCTCAAAAAATTGATTCACTATCAAAAACCCAAAATTTCTAGTGGGTTTGATTCACTATCAATCTAAAGCCTCCATCATTTTTCCAACATCAAAATCATTAATTTATTAGAAGAAGGGAGTACAAGATGAAGTTGAACATAATTTACACAAATGAGAGAAAGAATAAAGTGAAGACAAACATCATAAATTAATCCCACATAAACTTGTTTTTATGATTACAGGGTAAACCGAAGAAAAGGGTACACACCGAATGAGAATCAGACTCATAaccttaaataaaaagtaataccCGCTCTTCAATTGAGACAAAAGTTGATCCTccataaacttgtttttagatCATTCATCAACTTGAACAATTGTTGAATCAAGATCCCATAGAGACAATAAACAAAAGGTActtataagagttttttttcCCATCTTTTTCCTATGTAAAGAGTAAAATCTAGCTCAATGCAAACAAATATGCATTCTTTCTACTCAATGCCCACCATAGATAAAGAATCGAACATCTAGAAAAAGACACAAAGGAAATTGTAGCAAATTCTAAATCGGTCGATTTCGCTTTAGGGAAGCTTTGGCATCAGATCTTAAAGCACCACTGGAATCACCTTCAGATGAAGCTTCGATAGACTTTGTTACAGACTTAGAAAGATCAGCATAAAGCTCAACAATCCTTTTGATATTGTTATTAAGCTCCCTTATTAGTCCCACATTCCTGGAAATGTTATCAGGAAGTCTAGATTCATGATTTTGGTTGATCTGATTGATGAGCAATCTGTTTTGGTCCAATATGCTCTGCACTTGCCCAAAACTCTTCTGAAGAAATGTTTGTAGTACCTTATTGTCTATATGTGGATCATTACCAAGTCCTGAAAACATGTTTCCTTCCATTTATAGATAAACCCAACTTTTAATTACCGCTACACAATCAATTGTCCTTCACCAAACTGCCAAACAGAAAATTAAAAGCATTAATCTTGATGGGGAAAACCAACTGTGTAAATCACTAACGGCCCATTTGATTAGTCATATTAAATactggtaatggaaatgatttatattgtaaaattttattaaaagtttaatgtcattcccatggtaatgaaactttgatcacaaaaaatatgttttgtttataaattttcattaccatttaataccacctaTCTCAATGGCAATGGGATTGGAAtgaaattttatgaagaaaatgagatgattgacaCAAGCATGGTCATCAAGATAGCCAAGAGacttttcaaccaaaattacattgACTTCTATTCTCAtcaccaccatttaataccaccaaCCAAAGGAGCCATAAGGAGTTGTTTGGCACAATGCAATTTCAGGAAGAGAATGGGATTTTGTCCAGATTCAAGTCTTTGTTTGTTTGAAAAGAATAAGAATAGAGAATAGAGAATGCAAATAAAAAAGTGAGACAAGGTCAAATCCCTTCTTAAAAGTCTCAGAAATCCTATTCACTTGTGACAAACACCCCCTAAATGTAATCAAAGTATAGTATGTCTATTAATCATAGTGATATCTTCTCATGGTCAGAGATGTTTAAATCCATAAAAGGTAAAGAATTAATTGCAAAACACATGAAATTGCATAGAAGAGACAAAGAGTACTTaggaaaattcataaaattttaacctaat of the Amaranthus tricolor cultivar Red isolate AtriRed21 chromosome 6, ASM2621246v1, whole genome shotgun sequence genome contains:
- the LOC130815466 gene encoding protein ELF4-LIKE 4-like → MEGNMFSGLGNDPHIDNKVLQTFLQKSFGQVQSILDQNRLLINQINQNHESRLPDNISRNVGLIRELNNNIKRIVELYADLSKSVTKSIEASSEGDSSGALRSDAKASLKRNRPI